A genomic region of Glycine max cultivar Williams 82 chromosome 15, Glycine_max_v4.0, whole genome shotgun sequence contains the following coding sequences:
- the LOC100820073 gene encoding uncharacterized protein, which yields MGVNVGIICVLFLLATQAIGVPAFAPWKKLQLPWKKPSKGKVIQKNQALPINTIFKLPVHVTNSWPPGGNFASGTIDLGGLQLYEASTFNKVWGTYSGGPDDRGFSIFEPSGIPQGFSMLGSYSQPNNKPLFGYVLVAKDVSTNTSNPSLKQPLDYTLVWNSASLKIDQDGPIYVWLPTAPQGYKAVGYVVTTTPTKPSLDKIRCARLDLTDQCEANSFIWGSDNFNFYDVRPSNRGTQAPGVRVGTFVAQNGSPNPPSIVCLRNTNAIPKYMPNLPQIKAILQVYSPVMSLHPDEEFFPSSVEWFFSNGALLYKKGQESKPVSISPNGANLPQDPNIDGAYWVDLPADSTNKERVKKGDLKSAISYVHVKPMLGGTFTDIAMWVFYPFNGPARAKVEFLTVNLGKIGEHVGDWEHVTLRVSNFNGELKHVYFSQHSKGVWFDSSQLEFQSGNKPLYYSSLHGHASYPHGGLNLLGEDKIGIRNDTAISDNVMDLGAFQLVSAEYLGSDVVEPPPWLNYFREWGPKIDYNVNDELRKLEKFLPGKLKSTLENIVKNLPSEVLGEEGPTGPKVKDNWSGDER from the exons GGAAAGTCATTCAGAAAAACCAAGCTCTCCCCATTAATACCATATTCAAGCTTCCTGTACATGTTACAAATTCTTGGCCTCCAG GTGGTAATTTTGCAAGTGGAACAATTGATCTTGGTGGGCTGCAACTGTATGAAGCATCAACATTCAACAAAGTTTGGGGCACCTATAGTGGTGGACCTGATGATCGAGGTTTCTCCATTTTTGAGCCATCAGGAATACCTCAAGGCTTCTCCATGTTGGGTAGCTACAGCCAGCCCAACAACAAGCCTCTTTTTGGATATGTTCTTGTGGCAAAAGATGTGTCCACAAACACCAGCAACCCTAGTCTAAAGCAACCACTTGATTACACACTTGTATGGAACAGTGCATCTTTGAAGATTGACCAAGATGGTCCCATCTATGTTTGGCTACCAACAGCACCTCAAGGTTATAAAGCTGTAGGCTATGTTGTCACCACAACACCAACTAAGCCTTCACTTGACAAAATCAGGTGTGCTAGGTTAGACCTCACTGACCAATGTGAGGCAAATTCATTCATTTGGGGTTCAGacaacttcaatttttatgatgTTAGACCAAGCAATAGAGGAACTCAAGCACCTGGTGTTAGAGTAGGCACCTTTGTTGCACAAAATGGGAGTCCTAACCCTCCATCTATTGTTTGTTTGAGAAACACCAACGCTATACCAAAATACATGCCTAATCTACCACAAATCAAGGCAATTCTCCAAGTTTACTCTCCAGTCATGTCCTTGCACCCTGATGAAGAATTCTTTCCATCTTCTGTGGAGTGGTTTTTCTCCAATGGAGCACTTCTATATAAGAAAGGACAAGAGTCAAAGCCTGTGTCAATATCACCAAATGGGGCTAACCTTCCTCAGGATCCTAACATTGATGGTGCCTATTGGGTGGACCTTCCTGCTGATTCAACCAACAAAGAGAGGGTCAAGAAAGGAGACTTGAAAAGTGCCATAAGCTATGTGCATGTGAAGCCAATGCTTGGAGGGACCTTCACTGACATTGCAATGTGGGTCTTCTACCCATTCAATGGACCAGCTAGAGCCAAAGTTGAGTTCTTAACCGTTAACTTGGGGAAGATAGGTGAACATGTTGGTGACTGGGAGCATGTGACACTAAGGGTGAGCAACTTCAATGGTGAACTAAAGCATGTCTATTTCTCTCAACACAGCAAAGGCGTATGGTTTGATTCATCTCAATTAGAGTTCCAAAGTGGCAACAAACCATTGTACTATTCTTCCTTGCATGGCCATGCATCATACCCTCATGGTGGCCTTAACTTGCTAGGGGAAGACAAGATTGGCATAAGGAATGATACTGCTATAAGTGACAATGTCATGGATTTGGGGGCATTTCAATTGGTTTCTGCTGAGTATTTGGGTTCTGATGTTGTGGAGCCTCCTCCATGGCTTAATTATTTCAGGGAATGGGGTcctaaaattgattataatgTGAATGATGAGTTGAGGAAGCTTGAGAAGTTCTTGCCTGGGAAGCTGAAATCTACTTTGGAAAATATTGTGAAGAATTTGCCAAGTGAAGTGTTGGGAGAGGAAGGACCAACGGGTCCTAAGGTGAAGGATAATTGGAGTGGAGATGAAAGGTGA
- the LOC102669203 gene encoding uncharacterized protein has product MASSLGQFKKKQNPRIETTFKLPADIPVWPPGGGFATSIIDLGGGLLLSQISTFNKVWTTYEGGPNNLGATFFEPTGLSEGFFMLGCYCQPNNKPLHGWVLVGKDNSSTLNGALAKPVDYKLVWNTKSLKIKQDGQGYIWLPIAPEGYKPVGHVVTTSPEKPSLDKIRCVRSDLTDECTTCHSMKLWRTENKRFNVYDVRPIKRGIEAQGVSVGTFLAQSGGGTNSKALPISCLKNTKGSFSYMPNLSQIKAMIKAYSPYMYLHPMEEYLPSSVDWFFTNGAVLIEKRKGVIRESSIEPNGSNLPQGGSNDDDDVTYWLDLPLDETKRVSIKKGDLASSQAYVHVKPMLGGTFTDIVMWIFYPFNGGARAKVACTNIPLRTKGEHVGDWEHLTLRVSNFNGELWRVYFSQHSEGKWVDASELDFQNGNRPAAYSSLHGHALFPKPGLVMQGMRGLGVRNDAARSDAVMDMATWFEIVAAEYLGSQIREPPWLNYWMNWGPKEGPKGPKQKDMWKGDER; this is encoded by the exons ATGGCGAGTTCTCTTGGCCAATTCAAGAAAAAGCAAAATCCACGCATTGAAACCACATTTAAGCTTCCTGCTGATATACCAGTCTGGCCACCAG GTGGTGGATTTGCAACCAGCATCATAGACCTTGGTGGTGGGTTGCTATTGTCacaaatttcaacattcaacaaGGTTTGGACTACCTATGAAGGTGGACCAAACAATCTAGGGGCCACTTTTTTTGAACCAACAGGTCTATCTGAAGGGTTCTTTATGCTGGGATGTTACTGCCAACCCAACAACAAGCCTCTTCATGGTTGGGTTCTTGTGGGGAAAGATAACTCTTCAACCTTAAATGGAGCTTTAGCCAAACCAGTTGATTACAAATTGGTATGGAACACCAAGTCTCTAAAAATAAAGCAAGATGGACAAGGCTACATTTGGTTACCAATAGCTCCTGAGGGCTATAAACCTGTTGGCCATGTTGTCACCACCTCACCAGAGAAGCCTTCCCTTGACAAAATCAGGTGTGTTAGATCAGACCTCACTGATGAATGCACAACATGTCATTCAATGAAGCTTTGGAGAACAGAAAACAAGAGGTTCAATGTGTATGATGTTAGGCCAATCAAGAGAGGCATTGAAGCTCAAGGGGTTAGTGTAGGAACCTTCCTAGCTCAAAGTGGAGGAGGGACTAATTCCAAAGCTTTACCTATTTCTTGTTTGAAAAATACCAAGGGTAGCTTTTCTTACATGCCCAATTTATCCCAAATTAAGGCAATGATCAAGGCATATTCCCCATATATGTACTTGCATCCTATGGAGGAGTACCTCCCTTCCTCTGTGGATTGGTTTTTCACTAATGGAGCAGTACTAATTGAGAAAAGAAAGGGTGTCATAAGGGAGAGTTCAATAGAACCAAATGGCTCTAACCTTCCACAAGGTGGTtccaatgatgatgatgatgttaccTATTGGTTGGACCTGCCTTTGGATGAAACCAAGAGAGTTAGTATAAAGAAAGGAGATTTGGCAAGTTCACAAGCTTATGTTCATGTTAAACCTATGCTAGGTGGGACTTTCACTGACATTGTAATGTGGATTTTCTACCCATTTAATGGGGGTGCAAGGGCAAAAGTGGCATGCACCAACATTCCACTAAGGACCAAAGGGGAACATGTGGGGGATTGGGAGCATTTGACATTAAGGGTAAGCAACTTTAATGGAGAATTATGGAGGGTTTATTTCTCACAACATAGTGAGGGTAAATGGGTGGATGCATCTGAGCTTGATTTCCAAAATGGTAATAGACCCGCGGCTTATTCTTCCTTGCATGGCCATGCCTTGTTCCCAAAACCTGGCCTTGTTATGCAAGGGATGAGAGGGTTAGGTGTAAGGAATGATGCAGCTAGAAGTGATGCAGTCATGGATATGGCAACTTGGTTTGAAATAGTTGCTGCTGAATATTTGGGGTCACAAATTAGAGAGCCACCATGGTTAAATTATTGGATGAATTGGGGTCCAAAGGAAGGGCCCAAGGGTCCAAAGCAGAAGGATATGTGGAAAGGAGATGAACGGTAA